The Hydra vulgaris chromosome 11, alternate assembly HydraT2T_AEP genome contains a region encoding:
- the LOC136087428 gene encoding uncharacterized protein LOC136087428, whose amino-acid sequence MLICCIVAKFHWTLAIIKPDDKTIHYINPMGEPINSIKKEESKWNRYLQQRYGIIEKFRILTSPHAKQADSISCGVFCLKFAENYINGEELVTTFPIEEVNAYRKKVVQLLLDEGGQKCWQDSLCRICRSETGPKTRKNQKKDKWIKCDFCIPNRWYHIGCIVFKNKTSFCCEQIYY is encoded by the exons ATGTTAATATGCTGCATAGTGGCAAAATTCCATTGGACGCTGGCT ATAATTAAACCAGATGATAAAACCATTCATTATATAAACCCTATGGGAGAGCCGATTAATtccataaaaaaagaagaatccAAATGGAA TCGTTACTTACAACAGAGATATGGTATTATTGAAAAGTTTAGAATATTAACATCGCCACATGCTAAACAAGCTGACAGTATATCATGTGGAGTATTTTGCCTTAAG tttgctgaaaattatataaatggaGAAGAATTGGTGACCACCTTTCCAATTGAAGAAGTGAATGCATATAGGAAGAAAGTGGTGCAACTACTATTAGATGAAGGAG GTCAAAAATGTTGGCAGGATAGTTTGTGTCGTATTTGCAGAAGTGAAACTGGTCCAAAAACTagaaagaatcaaaaaaaagataaatgg ataaaatgtgACTTTTGCATCCCAAATCGATGGTACCATATAGGatgcattgtttttaaaaataaaacttcattttgTTGTGAAcaaatttattactaa
- the LOC136087349 gene encoding uncharacterized protein LOC136087349, giving the protein MDNKINCCFVNNYGACYKQSYTQVKNLIEDIDSNVKKLLVKRTNMKKEQITSMCTHHYDMLVVRYEGNQKRCCNPFLTHQKVCRASLRVITMHTVLEAETIGLNLTPGKKLCPTCRSKVMKRLSKSMSENKNDEDFDIVSETSIQNKKEDVDTHFTFAGVSPIKVKGLHKSGKIREGKRKLTALTTSIKKKVATSLNISEESFEEQSNFVNEYIEKANLFDNMMVSLTNKIAESTAISKKIQLTTLAPTDWSIKKVSETLHVTNYVARTAHKLALEKGILTMPNPKLGKVLPDVTVQLVKTFYEDDEHSRIMPGKKDYVSIKKNVHMQKRLLLCNLKELFVAFKTKNPEIKIGFSRFCTLRPKWCITVGTSGTHSVCVCAIHQNLKLLLHPLGLTYKELLPYIVCDITNKDCMMRKCEKRPATKNVLVEKLYDLLGEFEDDEEVEFDQWTTTDRSNLTHNKEPVFEYIELVCRKMEKLAPHSYLAKSQASYLRSRKENMNEVTALFLGDFSENYKFVVQDEVQSFHWTNLQCTLHPVIIYFKKEGILKHKSYCIISDDMIHDVNMVYKIIDVVSNDIKTNLPQIKNIEYFSDGCAGQYKNCKNILNLCFHLEDFGLSAKWNFFATSHGKQPCDGIGDTVKRLATLASLQRDMGNYILSPQAMYKYCHENIEGVHFIYQKIYFW; this is encoded by the exons atggataacaaaataaattgctgctttgtaaataattatggagCTTGTTATAAACAGTCATATACCCAAGTAAAAAATCTGATTGAAGATATTGACAGCAATGTTAAAAAACTACTTGTAAAACgaacaaatatgaaaaaagaacAAATCACTAGCATGTGCACACATCATTATGATATGTTAGTTGTAAGATATGAGGGTAATCAGAAAAGATGTTGTAATCCATTTCTGACTCACCAAAAGGTGTgtagag catcACTACGTGTGATTACAATGCATACTGTGTTAGAAGCAGAAACTATAGGTTTAAATCTTACACCTGGAAAGAAATTGTGTCCAACCTGTCGAAGTAAAGTTATGAAAcgtttatcaaaaagtatgagtgaaaataaaaatgatgaagattttgatattgttaGTGAAACgtccattcaaaataaaaaagaagatgtGGATACACACTTTACATTTGCTGGAGTATCTCCTATTAAGGTCAAAGGATTGCATAAGTCAGGTAAAATCAGAGAAGGTAAACGAAAATTGACAGCATTAACaacctccattaaaaaaaaggtagccACTTCCCTTAATATATCAGAAGAAAGTTTTGAAGAGCAGTCAAATTTTGTTAACGAGTATATTGAAAAAGCAAACTTGTTTGATAACATGATGGTATCACTAACTAACAAAATTGCAGAGTCTACagcaatatctaaaaaaatacaactgaCGACACTTGCTCCAACAGACTGGTCAATAAAAAAGGTTTCTGAAACATTACATGTAACAAACTATGTAGCTCGAACTGCACATAAGTTGGCAttagaaaaaggtattttaactATGCCTAATCCAAAATTAGGAAAAGTTCTTCCTGATGTAACAGTTCAACTGGTCAAGACTTTTTATGAAGATGATGAACATAGCCGTATAATGCCTGGTAAGAAGGATTATGtaagcataaagaaaaatgttcaCATGCAAAAACGTTTGCTATTATGCAATTTAAAGGAATTGTTTGTTGCCTTTAAAACCAAGAacccagaaataaaaataggattttcaaGGTTTTGCACATTGCgacctaaatggtgtattactgtTGGTACCTCAGGAACACATTCTGTATGCGTCTGTGCTATTCATCAGAATTTGAAACTGCTTTTACATCCTCTTGGTTTAACATACAAAGAATTATTACCTTATATTGTGTgtgatataactaataaagaCTGTATGATGCGGAAATGTGAAAAACGCCCTGCAACTAAGAATGTAttggttgaaaaactttatgatttaCTTGGAGAATTTGAAGATGATGAGGAGGTAGAATTTGATCAGTGGACAACAACAGATAGGTCAAACTTGACACATAATAAAGAGCCAGTGTTTGAATACATCGAATTAGTATGtagaaaaatggaaaaactcGCACCACATTCTTATTTAGCAAAAAGTCAAGCATCATACCTGAgatcaagaaaagaaaatatgaatGAGGTAACAGCATTATTTTTGGGTGATTTTTCggaaaactataaatttgtagttCAAGATGAAGTGCAAAGCTTTCATTGGACAAATTTACAATGTACACTTCATCctgtgattatttatttcaaaaaagaaggtATTCTCAAGCACAAATCTTATTGTATTATTTCGGATGATATGATCCATGATGTGAACAtggtatataaaattattgatgttgttagcaatgatataaaaacaaatctgcctcaaataaaaaatattgaatacttttcTGATGGGTGTGCAGGTCAATataagaattgcaaaaatattttaaatctttgtttccaTCTTGAAGATTTTGGATTATCTgctaaatggaacttttttgcaactagCCACGGTAAACAACCTTGTGATGGGATAGGTGATACAGTCAAACGTTTAGCAACACTAGCAAGCTTGCAAAGAGATATGGGTAATTATATTCTATCTCCACAAGCAATGTATAAATATTGCCATGAAAACATTGAAGGTGTACATTTCATATATCAGAAGATTTATTTTTGGTGA
- the LOC100205443 gene encoding uncharacterized protein LOC100205443 isoform X2, whose protein sequence is MSQFKNGICGCCSDISTCCITYFLPCVTAGKNAEHVNESCCLYGFLGITCVGPITRAMIRSKIREKYNIEGSCCVDFICHLFCPLCALVQESREAQANGAPGPLSMARE, encoded by the exons ATGTCgcaatttaaaaatggaatttgTGGTTGCTGCTCAGATATCAGTACTTGTTGCATAACATATTTTTTGCCCTGTGTCACAGCTGGTAAAAATGCTGAACACGTCAACGAGAGCTGCTGTCTGTATGGATTTTTAGGTATAACATGTGTTGGACCAATCACTAGAGCCATGATTCGTTCAAAAATTCGTGAAAAATACAACATAGag ggatCTTGTTGTGTGGACTTCATATGTCATTTATTTTGCCCTCTCTGTGCTCTTGTTCAGGAATCACGA gaaGCTCAGGCTAATGGTGCTCCTGGTCCATTATCTATGGCTAGAGAATAA